DNA from Aliarcobacter butzleri:
TTTTATTTTCTATTCTATCACTCAAATATTTTGCTGTAATATCAATAGTATCTGTTCCATGAACTATAATAATATTTTCATTTTCAAGTTTTTTTATAGTTTCTACCAAAATATCTCTATCTTCATCTACTATTTCTAAGCTATCTTTTGAAATGATATTTATGATTTCAAAATCTATATTAAAACAACTTTGGATTATCTCATCAAGTGCGATATTATCACTTGGAACTTCAAGTTCTCCTTTTAGTGGATTGTATCTTTTATTGAAAGTTCCACCTGTATTTAAAACTGTTATTTTAGATTTTATCATAGTTTTGCACCATATTTTTTGGTTGTAAAAGTTCATCTAACTCTTCTTTTGTAAAAAGATTTTGTTCTAATAAAATATCATAAACTCTTTTTCCAGTTCTTAATGCTTCTTTTGCAACTGCTGAACTTTTCTCATATCCAATAATTGGACTTAAAGAAGTTACTAAAGTAGCAGAGTTTAAAACATTATTCATACAAATTTCAGGATTTGCAGTAATTCCTTTGATACATTTTTCAGCTAAACTTTCAAATGCTCTTCTCATCATATTTATAGAAATAAATAATTTATATGCAATTATTGGTTCAAAAACATTTAGTTGAAGTTGTCCGTGTTCACTAGCTATTGCGATAGTTGTATCTGCACCAATTACTTCAAAAGCAACTTGATTTACAACTTCTGGCATAACTGGATTTACTTTTCCTGGCATTATTGAACTTCCAGGTTGCATTGGAGGAAGATTTATCTCATTTAATCCAGCTCTTGGACCTGAACTTAAAAGTCTTAAATCATTACAAATTTTTGAAACTTTTATTGCAATAGATTTAAATCTTCCAGAAATTTGTACAAAAGAACCCGTATCCTGAGTAGCTTCTATCATATCATTTGCTTTATAGTATTCTGTTCCAGTAACTATTCTTAAGTTTTTTATAACTAATTCTTGATATTCTGGCTTTGTATTAATACCAGTTCCAATAGCTGTTGCTCCTAGATTTACCTCTTTTAGCATATCTTGTGCTCGTGACAGCCTAAAAATATCATCATCTATCATTGTTGCATAAGTTTTAAATTCTTGTCCTAAAGTCATAGGAACAGCATCTTGAAGTTGAGTTCTTCCCATTTTTAAAATATCTTTAAATTCTACTGCTTTATCGTGAAAAGAATCTCTTAAAATTTTAAGACTATCTTGAAGTTTAAAAATTAACTCATATAAAGCAATTTTTATTGCTGTTGGATAAACATCATTTGTCGATTGGCTCATATTTATATGATTATTTGGATGGATAATGTCATAAGAACTTTTTGGATAACCCAAAATCTCTAAAGCAACATTTGCTATTACTTCATTTGCATTCATATTTGTAGAAGTTCCAGCTCCACCTTGAATAGGATCAACTATAAATTGATCATGAAACTCACCTGCAATAATCCTATCGCAAGCTTCAACAATAGCATTTTTTTGAATATCAGTTAGGTCACCTAGCTCATAGTTTGTTAAAGCGCAAGCTTTTTTTACTTTTGCTAAAGATATTATAAAAGTTGGAAATATAGATATTCCAAGAGTAGTTATATTAAAATTTTCTTTTGCTCTTAAAGTTTGAACACCATAATATTTATCAAGTTCAATCTCTTTTTCACCTAGAAAATCTTTTTCAATTCTATATTGCTTTTCCATTGTTAATCCTTAATTAATATATTTTAAAATTTTATAAAATAAAAGTATGTAAAAAGTGTCTTTTATTATTTCTGTAAAGTATACCCTTCTTGAGGTATATTCTTGATTACATTTATTGGTAATTTAGCTCTTAATTCTTTTATAAAAGATTTTAATGCATGAGTTGTCATCTCTTTATCATTCCAAAGTTCAAATTCTATGTCTTCATATTTTAAAATCGAACCTTTTCTTTCATATAAAAGATATAAAAAATCCTTTTCTCTTTTTCTTAAAGGAATTATTTCACTATTTTTATATATCAATTCTCTTTTTTGTAAATCAAAAAGTAAATCTTCACATAACATTACTAATTTTGAAGATTTTACAAGATATTTCTCTAAAGCTTCAAATAATTTCTTTAAATTTAAAGGTTTTAAAATATAATAATTTATATTTAAATTTATTAATTCCATTAAATACTCTTCATTTGAATAAGCAGTTAACATAATAATCATTGTTTCAGTATCATTTTCTCTAATTTGTTTAACTAATTCAAGACCATTTCCATCTCTCATTTGAATATCTGTTATCACAATTTTTGGTTTATAATACTCATAAAGTTCAAAACCTTCATTTCCATTTGTTGCTTCATAAACATCTTTAAAATAGTAATTTAACGTGTTTACAATTGTTTGTCTTATTCCATCTTCATCTTCAACACATAAAATAGATATATTTTTTAACTCTTCAATTAATTCTGGTCTCATTTCTATCCTACTACAACTATTTTAAAAACAGCACCTTCGTTGTTATTTGATACACTCAAATCTCCACCCATATTTCGCTCAATTATTAATTTTGAGATATAAAGTCCAAGTCCAGTTCCCTTTGATAAATCTTTAGTACTATAATATGGGTCAAAAATCTGTTCTAAATTTTTTTCTTCAATTCCACCTGCATTATCTTTTATAGTAATTATTGATAAAACACCTTTTGATTCTATATTTATCTCTATTTTTGGGTTTTTTATATTTCTTTCAATCAAAATATCTTTTGCATTACTTATAATATTTAAAATAACTTGAGAAAATTCTGTTGGATATCCAAAAATTTTTTTATCATCTTTTATATCTAAAATAAGATTTATTCCAAGGTTTTCCAAAGTTGCATCTATAATATTTATAGCCTTTTTGCAAGCATTAGAAACATAAAAATCCTCTTTTTTCTTATCTGGTTTATAGAAATTTCTAAAATCATCTATTGTATTTGACATAAATTCAATCATTTTATCACTTTTATCAATAGCATTTAAAATATAATTGTTATCAACTTTTTTAAATCTTGTTGTAGTTTCTAATTCCATCAAAATCCCAGATAATTGACTTAAAGCTTGTCTCCATTGGTGAGCAATCATACTAATCATAGAACCAATTCTTGCTAATTTTGCTTGTTCTAAGATTTTTTTATCTTTTTGTTTAGCTTGTTCAATTCCTTGTTGAACTTTTAAAGATAAATTCTGATTCAAACTTTCAAGTGCATTTTCTCTATTTTGAACTTGCTTTTTATATTTTTTAACTACATCTCTTATAATTGATAACATTAGAAAAGTAAAAAGTATCATAAAAATCAAAATTACTCCTGTTGCAGTAAATAAAAATTTTTTAAATTTTTTTTCCTCTTCTTCATGCAATTTTATTTTTATTTCTAAGGTTTTATCGACAATCTCAGTATTGCTTAATTTTTGTAAATGAATTCTTTTATACTCATTTATTTCAGTTTCATAAGTTTCATTTGATAGTTTTAAATAGTATGAGATTGAAAGAAAAGACAAGAATAATATAGATAAAAAAGGTATAACTATAATAAAAAATGGTATTCCTTCTTTATTAAACATAAAAAACCTTTACTTATATCTTTTAGTTTATATGATGTCTAAAAATTGCTTAAAAGATTAAGAGATAACTCTTAATCTTTTTTATCGTTGATATTATCAACTATCTCTTTCCAAGTCTCTTTGTCAAAATTAAATTCTGTATAATCATTGTATCTAAGAACTGGAACTTTTCCTTCTTTTAATTGTCTTTCATAACCTCTAATTAATTGAAGTACAGGTTTATATAATATTGCTATAACAATCATATTTATAATTGCAAGTAATCCCATAGATAAATCAGAGAATGCAAAAATAGAACTTAAATCTTGGAAAGAACCCCAAATAACAAGCAAAATACATAATGTTTTAAAAATAGTAAATACAGTTGCATTTCCTTTACTAAAGAAATTTAAACTATTTTCAGCTAAATAATAGTTATAAATCATAGATGAAAAACCAAATAAAAATAGTGCAAGAGTTACAAAAATTCCACCAAGTGGACCAATGTGTTCAATTAATGCATTTTGAGTTAATAAAACTCCTTGAACACCACTAATTCCTGGAACATATGCACCTGATAAAAGAATAATAAATGCTGTACAAGAACATAAAATTATTGTATCAATAAATACTGAAAAAGATTGAACAATTCCTTGTTGTACAGGATGAGCTACATAAGCAACTGCTGCAACATTTGGTGCACTTCCAAGTCCCGCTTCATTTGAAAACATTCCTCTTTTTGCACCTTGGATAATAACAGCACCAATTCCTCCACCAATAGCAGAACTTGGATTAAAAGCTTCAGTAACTATCATAACAATTAAAGAAGGAATTTTATCAATATTTAAAACTATAACAACTAAAGCAATTAATAAATATCCTAAAGCCATAATTGGAACTATAACCTCAGACATTTTAGCAATTCTTCTTACTCCACCAAAAATTGTAACACCAAAAACTAAAGTTAATCCTAATCCCGTTATCCAAGTAGGAAGATTAAAAGAAGCTTGAAAAGAAGTTGAGATAATAAATGATTGAGTAGCATTAAATGCAAAACCAAAAGTAATTAAAAGTAAAACAGAAATAACAACACCAAGCCATCTTTGATTTAATGCCTTGGTAGCATAATAAGCAGGTCCTCCTCTATAAAGACAAGAATCAATACCATCTTTTTCTTTATATAATTGAGCCAATGAACATTCAAAAAAACTTGTAGCCATACCAACAAGAGCAATAACCCACATCCAAAAAACAGCACCTGGACCACCAAGTGTTATAGCAACAGCAACACCAGCAATATTTCCACCACCAACACGTCCAGCGACACTAAGCATCAGTGCTTGAAATGAAGAAATATGCCCTTCTTTATCTCTAACTGTTTCTCTTAGAATATGAAACATTTTAAAAAAATATCTAAATTGTACAAATCTAGAACTTACTGTAAAAAACAATCCTAATATTGGTAGTAAATAAATTAATATTGAACCCCAAATCAGATCACTTAAAAATGTATTTATTTCAGCTAACATTTTGTCTCCTTTTTTTATTAGAAAACTTTATCATTGCTAAGAGTGTTAAAAGAGGGTTTTAAATAAGAAAAAATAGACAAAAAAGATAAAGTTGAAATATTTATATAATTTCAACTCTATTTTTTAATAAATTTATTTGATTAATTCTTCTACAATTTTCATCAAATAATCAGCAGAGTTTTTCGCACTTGATTTTAAAAATTCATCAAAATCAAATCCAGCATCCATATCTGCACTATCAGAAATTGCTCTTAAAATAAAAAATGGTACATTTAAAGCATCACAAACAACTGCAACACTTGCACCTTCCATTTCTAAAGCATCAGCATTAAAAGTATTTTGAATGAACTCTTTTCTTTCACTTGAATGAACAAATTGATCACCAGTTGCAATAGTTCCTTCAATAACTTTTAGATTACTTTTTGTTGCAACTTTTTTTGCTATGTCTCTTAAAGAGCTTGTAGTTTCAACAAAAACTTTTCCTCCAGGAACATAACCATTAGGATGTCCAAATGCAGTAATGTCTAAATCATGTTGACAAAGTTTATCAGCAATTATCAAATCACCAATTTTTAAACTTGGATTAACAGCCCCAGCAACTCCTGAAAAAAGTAAAGTATCACAAGAAAACTTTTCAATCATAGTTGCAGCTGTTAAACTTGCATGTACTTTTCCAATCTTTGAATAAGCTATTACAATATCAAGACCTTTGTAATTTACTTCATAATATTTATTATTAGCAAACTCTACAACATTTATTTTGTCAAAATAAGATAAAAGAGGCTCAATTTCCTCTTCCATCGCTCCCATTATCGCTAATTTAGTCATTTAATTCACCAATTACCGCTTCAAGTGTTGCCATATCAGAAACATTTAAAGTTGGTTTTTCTGTAATCTTTTTATTTAAACCTTTTAAAACTGCACCATTTCCAAATTCAATAAATAAATCAACTTTGTTATCATGTGCTTTTACTGATTGTTTATATTTTACAGGACTTACAAGTTGAGAAGATAATAATTCGATTGCTTCATCTTTTGTTGTATAAACTTCTGTACTAACATTTGAAATAACTGGTAAAAATTCATCATTTAAATACTCTTGTAAATATGGTTTTAAATTTTCAACAGCACTTCTTAATAATTCACAATGTGATGCAACACTCATATCTAAAACGATTGCTCTTTTTGCTCCTGCACCTTTAAATGTATCAACTAAAGATTCTAAATCAGCTTTAACTCCCGCAAGAACAAGTTGACCATCCATATTATAGTTTGCTGGCCAAACTTGTTTTCCTTCTGCTCTTTGCTCTTTACAAATTTTTTCAACTGTTTCATCATCTATTCCTACTAATGCCATCATTCCTGCGCTTCCACCACTACAAGCCTCAGTCATGAATAAACCTCTTTTATGAACTAATTCAATAGCATCTAAATAATCAATTGCTCCAGCAGATACTAAAGCTGAAAATTCTCCTAATGAATGTCCTAAAACAAACTCTGGTTGAATATCAAATTTTTCTTTAAAAATAGCATTTGCAATTGAACTAACAAGTAAAATTGCAGGTTGAGTAAATTCTGTTTTTCCTAAATTTTCATTCTCTTCAAATAGTAATTTCTCAAAATTAATATTTAATCTTTTACTTGCATTTGAAATCATATCTTTTGCTATTTGACTATTTTCAAAAAAATCTTTTCCCATCCCAACAGTTTGACTTCCTTGTCCTGGGAATATAAAAGCAACTTTTTTCATTAATAAATACCTCTTCATATTGTTAAATTTATTTAAAACTATTTTTTAAAGCTAAAAAACTTAACTCTAAAAAATAGTTTTGCCCAAATGTATAAATACACTTGGGCAAAAGAAAAGGTTTTTGTACTAAAAGATTAGTGACAACCACAACCACCATGAGAGTGTCCGTGGTCATGACCATGGTCATCATTTGAACTACAACAACCACCTCCATTAGAGTGACTATGTCCGCCACCTCCACAACAACCACCACCCATAGCAGCCATTCCACCAACAACACCAGTTTGAACTTCTTCTTCAGTTGCATCTCTTAAACTTAAAATTGCTACAGAGAACATTAAAGTTCTTCCAGCCATTGGATGATTATAATCAATTGTAACATCTGAATCTGTAAAAGATTTCACAACTACTTGTACAGTTTCACCATGCTCACCAGTACCATATAAAGACATACCTTCAACTAATTCAATACCTGCAAATTGTTCTTTTGGTAAAGTTTGAACAGCTTCTTCATTATACTCACCATAAGCGTCTTTTGCTTCTACTAATACATCTGCTTCTTCATTTGCAGCCATATCAACTAATTTTGACTCTAAACCAGGGATAATTTGCCCTTTTCCAGAAATAAATTCTAATGGAGCTTGTCCAACATTAGAATCTAAATGTTCACCAGTTTTTGCATCTTTTAATGTATATTCAATACCTATAACTTTATTTGACATAATATTTTTTCCTTTTATATTTTATAATTTAGATAATTTAGTTTTTGCTTCTTTTGCTTCAGAAGAGTTTGGATAAAGCTCAATTAAAGTACCATAAAAACTTTTTGCATTTTCTTTATCTTTTACATTCTCAAACGAAATAGCGCTGTGCAATAATAATGTTGGCATATAAGCTGCTTTGTCATTTAACATCGCAGATTTTTTAAAATGACTTATTGCAGTATCATATTTTTTTCTTTTATACCACATTTCTCCTAAATAAAAATTATTTTCTGCTGGTTTATAATTAACTTCAATAAGTTTTTCATATTTTGGAATTGCGGTAGTATAAGCCTTTGCATCATAATCTTTTTTTGCTTCACTCATCAATTTAGCTTTATCTTCAGCTGTTTTAACTTCTCCAATACTTACTGTTGAAGAAGAACTATCATCTATTGATGCTGATTTTGTTTCTGTAGTTTTTGTAGGAGCTACCGAAGATGTTTTTACACCCATAGCTTTTTTTACTGCCTCAAATTCTTCTCTTGTAACAAATTGTTGCATATTTTTTTCTAGCTCTGTAGAAGAAACATACTCAGAATTTATTTTATTCACAAGAGCAGTTAATTTTGTAATAGCAGCTTTTAAAGCATTTAAATCTGATTGATTAGCTGTTGAATCATTATTAGAACCTAAATCTGAAGATACACCATTTCTTTGCAATTCATTCAATTTTGAATTTAATCTTGCAGAATCACCTTCATATGTAGACTCTAAACCATTTAATCTACTATTTATTGAATTGACTAAACTATTAATTTCATCAAGTTTTGACGATAAATTACTAACACTTGTTTGTGTTTTTAAAATATGTTTTTCAGTAGAAGTAAGGTTATAAGAAGCACTTGAATCCCCATAAACCGAAACCTCTTCGGCTACGGTTAATGAAGTTACTACTAGTAGTAAAGGAAGATATTTTTTCATCAAATTATTTTTCTAATTCGTGCTCAACTCTTCTGTTTTGTGCCCAACAATCTTTTGTTTTTTCAGTACAAACTGGATTACTCTCACCTAAAGAAACTAAAGAAATGTTAGTAGTTACACCATTTGCAACTAATACATCTTTAACAGCGTTAGCTCTTTTTAAACCTAATGCATAGTTATACTCATCTGAACCCCATTCGTCAGTGTTTCCTAATACTTTAACAGTAGTATCAGAACTTACAGCTGATAATTTAGATGCATTTGAAACTGCTTTAGATTTATTGTCAGCAGTTAAATTGTATTTATCAAAACCAAAATAAACGTGCTCAATTAAAACTCTTTGTCCATTGATCATGTAATAGTTACCATTTGAAGCTTTTTCTAATAAAGTTCCATCTTGGATTGGAGCCTCAACAGATGCTGCATCATTTGCACCAACTACGTTATCTACATCAGCATTTTTTTCACTACAACCAGTAGTAAATAATAAAGCTGAAACTAATACAGAATAAAGACCTAACTTTTTCATTGTTTTTTCCTTGAAATTAAAATTTTCAAGAAATATTACTAAAGTGAAACTTAATTATTGTTTATATTTTGCAGATTATTAGGGATAAATTAAAAAATAAAAAGATATTTTGAGAAATAAATACAATTAATGTAAAAATACATTAATTGTATTAGGTATTTTACCAGTCTATAGATTGAATTCTTTTACCAGTTAATGGGAATAAGAACGATTTATTATATTCTAATCTAATAATACCAACCGCACTTGCATCACCAACTGTTTTTATAAATAAAACACTTTGTCCATCTGGAGAAAATTTAGGAAATTGATTTACTCCTTGAGTTGTTAATCTTTGTAAATTGTCAGTTCTAGTAGAAATTAAGTATAAGTTAAAACTTTTACCCATTTCATTATCAGAATCTTTACTACTAAAAATTATGTTATTACCATTTGATGTAACTGAAGAGTTATTTTTACTATGGAAAACCATTCTTTCTACAGAACTTGAACCAATTCTTTGTTTAAAAATATTAGGATTTCCTAATCTATCAGAAACAAAAACTATTTCTTTATCATCTTCCACAAATTGTCCACCAACATCAATCCATCCAGGACCACCAGCAACTTGTTTTTTTGTTCTTGTATTTACATCATATAAAAATATATCTGGTTGTCCAGTAGGAGAAGCAGTAATTAATAATTTAGAACCATCTTTACTTACATCTGAACAAGCTAACATACCATCTGAATCCATTATAACTTCTTTACTTCTATTATAAATATTTAATTTAACCAAAGTTGGTTTATCATAGTTATAAGAAGTATAATAGATAGTTTTTTGTTCTTTATCTGCCCATTTTGGGAAAATATTAAGACCACCAGTTACAACTTTCTTTTTATATGTTAAAGAGTAATCACCAATCATAATATCTGATTTTCTTGGTCCATCATATACTGCAAAAACAACAAATTTATCCATCCAAGCAATACTTGGTGCTTTAAAATAATCATTTATTGTTATTGCTGATTTATGAGCTAAAAAAACAAATCTTTCTTCTAATGAAGTTGTAAAGTTTTTTTCTAAAACAAGCCCAGAAGTATTTCCACTTAATGCATTTACAGCATTAAGATCATATAGCTTTGTTTTTAATGTATAGTTACCACCAGCTTCTCTTTCTGCTGATAAATTTATAACAAGGCTAATTCCTTGATTTCTTAAACTTAAATCAGGCATTCCGTTATATGAAAATTGAGTAGTTGAAGTAGCAACATCAAAATGTCCACTAATGCCTAAGTCATCAGACAAACTTTTTTTAATTTTACTTAGAGTTCCTTTTTCAGGGCTATCAGTCGCGATAGTAACCACAATTTTTGGAAGAACCATTCCTTTTTTTACAATATCTAAATGTCCATCAACTTCTGCAAAAACAGAGCAGAACATTAAAGATACAAATAAAAATATTTTTAACATAATTTTATCCTTCAAATTTAAAATCAACAGAATACTTAACGACTTTTCCACTTGGAGGTACAGGATAAGCCACGTTTCTTTGTCCATCTAAATATGCTTTTAAAGATGCATCATAAGCTGCATCACCAGATACTTTTTGAAATTTATAATCAAACTTCCCATTTTCATCAATCGTTATAACTACTTTTGCTACTAAATTAGTGTCTTGAGAAATAGGTGCACCTGATTGTAATATTTCATAAATTTTACTTGCATAATCATCATTTTTTTCACCCTTTGAAGAGCTTTTTACTTTTGAATCTGTTGCAGTTTTTTCATCTTCTAATAATCTATCGATTTTAATATTTGTAGATTTTTTCTCTTTTTCAAATTTTGATTTAAATCTTTTAGGATCGATAGATTTTTCAACATTATTAACCTCTTCTTTTACAACTTTTTGTGCTGTCTCTTTTACATTAGCAAATAAAGATTTTAAATCAGGTCTCTTTTCATTTGAAGCAGAAGTTGCTTTTTCAACTACTTCTTCTTTTTCAATTATTTTTTCTACTTTTTTTTGTACCATTTTTTTCTCAGCTATTTCTTCTATCATCTCCAGTTCAATAGTTGTTGAACTTGGTGTAATATTTATTTGTTCTTTAGTTGGAGAAAAAATATAAATCATAACTAAGAGACAAAAAGAAAGATATACTGTAATTGCAATTATCCCTGAAATTATAAATGAAGTTTTATTTTGCATCTATATTATCCATCTGTAACTAATGCTACTTTAAAAAATCCAGCTTCTTTTACTGATTTTAAAACATAAACAATATCATCATATTTTAAACTTTTATCAGCTCTTATATGAACTGGAGTATTTTGATCTTTTCCATTTGAAAATAGTAAAAAACTATCTGCAAAATTTGCAATTTCTACTTTATTTTTATTTAATGTAACTATTCTATCTTTTGTAATTATAATATCAATTTTTTGAACATCTTGAGTTTGTTGACTTCTACTTCCTGTTGGAAGATTAATAGGTTCTTCAAACTCAATAACAGGTGCTGTTACCATTAATATTGCTAATAAAACTAGCATGATATCAACTAAAGGAGTGATATTTAAATCTGGTTTTTGATTAAAATCATACACTAGATTATCCTTTAGCTATTAAAATTTGTGATTGAGCCTTAAGAAAAATGCTTAATTCATAAACTTTTCTTGAAAGAATCTGATGGAATGTATAAGCGAAAATTGCCACTAAAATACCTGCAGCTGTAGCAACTAATGCTTCACTGATTGCTGGTGCAATAATTGAAAATGCTACTTTTGATTGATTTGCAAATTTTGCAAATGATTCTAATATACCAATAACTGTACCAAAAAGACCGATAAATGGTGATGTTGAAGATATAATTGCTAACCAAGAAAGTCCAGAACTTGCATCTTTAATTATATTAATTTCACATGCATGTAATAACTCTTTTGAAGCTATATTGTTTGAACATTTATTAAGTGCAGATAAAGGTGAAAATCTAGTTTCTCTTGAAGTTAATGCCTCTAGAGATCTTTTTTCATTGCTAATAAGTGAACTTAGAACATTATTTCTGTGCAAAAAAATCCAAAAAGTAAGTACGATATAAACTGACAATAGTGCTAAAACTATATAAGTTATAGCACTACTATTTGCCAAATAATTTAGTAATGTAGTAATCATGTATTTTTATGCAAATGAATTGATTTTAGCTTCAACTGCCGCAACTGAAATGTTAGAATCTTTTACAGAATTAACTAACTCTTTTGCTGCTTCAATATTTTTAGCAATTTCAGAATCTTTTCCAGCCGTTAATGCAATAGCTCCATCTGCTAAAACATCAACTGATTTCTCATCTACTTTAACATGTCCCCAATTAATAGCAACAGCTTCTGTAGAATCCACTTTTTCAATAACGATAACACCTACAGTTAATGAAGAAACTAATGATGAGTGTCCTGGTAGAACACCGAACTCTCCCTCTTTACCAGGAAGAGTTACAGTTTTCACATCATCATTAAATATTTCTCCATTAGGTGTAACGATTGATAGTTTAATTGTATCCATAGTTATGCCTTAATGGTTTTTTGTTATTTCATTTTCTCAGCTTTTGCTAGAACCTCGTCGATTCCACCAACCATATAGAATGCCATTTCAGGAATGTTGTCATATTTACCATCTAAAATTCCTTGGAATCCTGCGATAGTATCTTTTAATTCAACATATTTACCTGGGCTTCCTGTAAATACTTCTGCAACGAAGAATGGTTGAGATAAAAATCTTTCAATTTTTCTAGCTCTTGCAACAACAAGTTTATCAGATTCTGATAACTCATCCATACCAAGAATTGCAATAATATCTTGTAAATCTTTGTATTTTTGTAATACAGATTGAACACCTCTTGCTGTATTATAGTGTTCTTGCCCGATGATATCAGCACTTAAAATTCTTGAAGTAGAATCTAGTGGATCAACCGCTGGATAAATACCTTTTTCAGCAATTTTTCTATTTAAAACTGTAGTTGCATCTAAGTGAGCAAAAACAGAAGCTGGTGCAGGGTCAGTTAAGTCATCCGCTGGTACGTAAACAGCTTGAACTGAAGTAATAGAACCTTTAGATGTAGAAGTAATTCTTTCTTGTAATTTACCCATTTCTGAAGCAAGTGTTGGTTGGTATCCAACCGCTGAAGGAATTCTTCCTAATAAAGCTGACATTTCAGATCCTGATTGAGCAAATCTAAAGATATTATCAATAAACATAAGAACATCAAGTCCTTTTTCATCTCTAAAGTACTCAGCCATTGTAAGACCTGTTAATGCAATTCTATTTCTTGCACCTGGTGGTTCACTCATTTGACCATAGCACAGTGCAACTTTGTCAAGAACGTTTGAGTCTTTCATCTCATGATAAAGGTCATTTCCTTCTCTTGTTCTTTCTCCAACTCCAGCAAATACTGAATAACCAGAGTGTTTAAACGCAACGTTATGGATTAACTCCATAATAATAACTGTTTTTCCAACTCCAGCACCACCGAATAGTCCAACTTTTCCTCCTTTTGAATAAGGAGCTAAAAGGTCAACAACTTTGATACCTGTTTCAAACATTTCAGTTTT
Protein-coding regions in this window:
- the fabD gene encoding ACP S-malonyltransferase gives rise to the protein MKKVAFIFPGQGSQTVGMGKDFFENSQIAKDMISNASKRLNINFEKLLFEENENLGKTEFTQPAILLVSSIANAIFKEKFDIQPEFVLGHSLGEFSALVSAGAIDYLDAIELVHKRGLFMTEACSGGSAGMMALVGIDDETVEKICKEQRAEGKQVWPANYNMDGQLVLAGVKADLESLVDTFKGAGAKRAIVLDMSVASHCELLRSAVENLKPYLQEYLNDEFLPVISNVSTEVYTTKDEAIELLSSQLVSPVKYKQSVKAHDNKVDLFIEFGNGAVLKGLNKKITEKPTLNVSDMATLEAVIGELND
- a CDS encoding FKBP-type peptidyl-prolyl cis-trans isomerase, whose protein sequence is MSNKVIGIEYTLKDAKTGEHLDSNVGQAPLEFISGKGQIIPGLESKLVDMAANEEADVLVEAKDAYGEYNEEAVQTLPKEQFAGIELVEGMSLYGTGEHGETVQVVVKSFTDSDVTIDYNHPMAGRTLMFSVAILSLRDATEEEVQTGVVGGMAAMGGGCCGGGGHSHSNGGGCCSSNDDHGHDHGHSHGGCGCH
- a CDS encoding tetratricopeptide repeat protein, with protein sequence MKKYLPLLLVVTSLTVAEEVSVYGDSSASYNLTSTEKHILKTQTSVSNLSSKLDEINSLVNSINSRLNGLESTYEGDSARLNSKLNELQRNGVSSDLGSNNDSTANQSDLNALKAAITKLTALVNKINSEYVSSTELEKNMQQFVTREEFEAVKKAMGVKTSSVAPTKTTETKSASIDDSSSSTVSIGEVKTAEDKAKLMSEAKKDYDAKAYTTAIPKYEKLIEVNYKPAENNFYLGEMWYKRKKYDTAISHFKKSAMLNDKAAYMPTLLLHSAISFENVKDKENAKSFYGTLIELYPNSSEAKEAKTKLSKL
- a CDS encoding OmpA family protein, whose product is MKKLGLYSVLVSALLFTTGCSEKNADVDNVVGANDAASVEAPIQDGTLLEKASNGNYYMINGQRVLIEHVYFGFDKYNLTADNKSKAVSNASKLSAVSSDTTVKVLGNTDEWGSDEYNYALGLKRANAVKDVLVANGVTTNISLVSLGESNPVCTEKTKDCWAQNRRVEHELEK
- the tolB gene encoding Tol-Pal system protein TolB, producing MLKIFLFVSLMFCSVFAEVDGHLDIVKKGMVLPKIVVTIATDSPEKGTLSKIKKSLSDDLGISGHFDVATSTTQFSYNGMPDLSLRNQGISLVINLSAEREAGGNYTLKTKLYDLNAVNALSGNTSGLVLEKNFTTSLEERFVFLAHKSAITINDYFKAPSIAWMDKFVVFAVYDGPRKSDIMIGDYSLTYKKKVVTGGLNIFPKWADKEQKTIYYTSYNYDKPTLVKLNIYNRSKEVIMDSDGMLACSDVSKDGSKLLITASPTGQPDIFLYDVNTRTKKQVAGGPGWIDVGGQFVEDDKEIVFVSDRLGNPNIFKQRIGSSSVERMVFHSKNNSSVTSNGNNIIFSSKDSDNEMGKSFNLYLISTRTDNLQRLTTQGVNQFPKFSPDGQSVLFIKTVGDASAVGIIRLEYNKSFLFPLTGKRIQSIDW
- a CDS encoding energy transducer TonB, which encodes MQNKTSFIISGIIAITVYLSFCLLVMIYIFSPTKEQINITPSSTTIELEMIEEIAEKKMVQKKVEKIIEKEEVVEKATSASNEKRPDLKSLFANVKETAQKVVKEEVNNVEKSIDPKRFKSKFEKEKKSTNIKIDRLLEDEKTATDSKVKSSSKGEKNDDYASKIYEILQSGAPISQDTNLVAKVVITIDENGKFDYKFQKVSGDAAYDASLKAYLDGQRNVAYPVPPSGKVVKYSVDFKFEG
- a CDS encoding biopolymer transporter ExbD; the encoded protein is MYDFNQKPDLNITPLVDIMLVLLAILMVTAPVIEFEEPINLPTGSRSQQTQDVQKIDIIITKDRIVTLNKNKVEIANFADSFLLFSNGKDQNTPVHIRADKSLKYDDIVYVLKSVKEAGFFKVALVTDG
- a CDS encoding MotA/TolQ/ExbB proton channel family protein, producing MITTLLNYLANSSAITYIVLALLSVYIVLTFWIFLHRNNVLSSLISNEKRSLEALTSRETRFSPLSALNKCSNNIASKELLHACEINIIKDASSGLSWLAIISSTSPFIGLFGTVIGILESFAKFANQSKVAFSIIAPAISEALVATAAGILVAIFAYTFHQILSRKVYELSIFLKAQSQILIAKG